A single genomic interval of Deltaproteobacteria bacterium harbors:
- the ndhC gene encoding NADH-quinone oxidoreductase subunit A — MLLEYLPLLVFVGIAVAFGAFVVIASYLVGQHKPTPAKMAPYECGVTTVGSTRRRIPIRYYIVAMLFLLFDIEIVFLYPWAVVFRDFKAAFGIFVFVEMLVFLGILVVAYVYVWKKGALEWE; from the coding sequence ATGCTTCTCGAATATCTGCCGCTTCTCGTCTTCGTGGGGATCGCCGTCGCTTTCGGCGCCTTTGTGGTAATCGCCTCCTACCTGGTGGGCCAACACAAGCCGACACCCGCCAAGATGGCCCCTTATGAATGCGGGGTGACCACCGTGGGATCCACCAGGCGGAGGATTCCCATCCGGTATTATATTGTGGCCATGCTCTTCCTCCTCTTCGATATCGAGATTGTTTTTCTCTACCCCTGGGCCGTTGTCTTTCGTGATTTCAAGGCTGCTTTCGGCATATTCGTCTTCGTAGAAATGCTGGTCTTCCTAGGGATCCTCGTTGTGGCCTATGTCTACGTCTGGAAAAAAGGAGCACTCGAATGGGAATAG
- a CDS encoding NADH-quinone oxidoreductase subunit B: MGIEVYLGNTALMRGLDGLVNWGRKSSIWPVTMGLACCAIEMMVSAASWDIARFGSEIFRPSPRQADLMIVAGTLTKKMAPIVRRIWEQMPEPKWVIAYGACACSGGIFKTYSVVQGVDQILPVDVYVPGCPPRPEALQLALMDVQKKITKESLLDRKDVKSVFDAPSF, translated from the coding sequence ATGGGAATAGAGGTCTATCTCGGTAACACCGCCCTGATGAGGGGACTCGACGGCCTTGTCAACTGGGGACGTAAGTCCTCCATATGGCCTGTAACCATGGGGCTCGCCTGTTGCGCCATCGAGATGATGGTTTCGGCTGCTTCCTGGGATATCGCCCGATTCGGTTCAGAGATCTTCCGACCCTCACCCCGCCAGGCGGATCTCATGATCGTCGCCGGTACCCTGACCAAGAAGATGGCCCCCATCGTGAGGAGGATCTGGGAGCAGATGCCCGAGCCCAAGTGGGTCATCGCCTATGGGGCCTGCGCCTGCTCGGGCGGTATATTCAAGACCTACAGCGTGGTTCAAGGGGTTGACCAGATACTGCCGGTCGATGTGTACGTCCCGGGATGCCCTCCGAGACCCGAGGCCTTGCAACTGGCCCTGATGGATGTCCAAAAAAAGATTACAAAAGAATCCCTCCTCGATCGGAAAGACGTGAAGAGTGTGTTCGACGCCCCATCGTTCTAG
- a CDS encoding NADH-quinone oxidoreductase subunit C — MAEREVIKRMRERFPSELLDYRVFRDEVTLVVRRDSLCKIMEYLHDDLAFDLLTDLCGVDRFTEHPRFEVVYHLYSIKRNDRVRVKVPVDEGETVPTVETVWKGANWYERETFDMLGIAFENHSNLKRILLWDEFDGHPLRKDFPTEGRDFENPVLPDT; from the coding sequence ATGGCAGAGAGAGAAGTCATCAAGAGGATGAGAGAGAGGTTTCCATCGGAGTTGCTGGACTACAGGGTTTTCCGCGACGAGGTCACCCTCGTTGTCCGAAGGGATTCCCTCTGCAAAATCATGGAATATCTCCATGACGATCTCGCCTTTGACCTCCTGACAGATCTCTGCGGGGTGGATCGATTTACGGAACATCCCAGGTTTGAAGTGGTCTATCATCTCTACTCGATCAAGAGGAACGACCGGGTGAGGGTCAAGGTCCCTGTGGATGAGGGAGAGACCGTACCCACGGTCGAGACGGTATGGAAGGGAGCCAACTGGTACGAGAGAGAGACCTTCGACATGCTGGGGATAGCCTTCGAGAACCACTCCAACCTCAAGAGAATCCTCTTGTGGGACGAGTTCGACGGTCACCCCCTGAGGAAGGATTTCCCGACAGAGGGAAGGGATTTTGAGAACCCCGTGCTCCCGGACACGTGA
- the nuoD gene encoding NADH dehydrogenase (quinone) subunit D, with product MAEQKTMTINMGPQHPATHGVLRIVLELDGEIIRKATPVLGHLHRGIEKLAEAKTYHQCIPLTDRMDYVNAMGHNLGYVLAVEKLLGVEIPVRAQYVRVMLAELQRIASHLIWLGTHVLDLGATTPIMYCFREREAILRIFEEVAGGRITPTYFRIGGLPRDLPDGAVDLVRDFVKDFPRRIDDYEALLTQNVIFQRRTKGVGVLSAEDAINFSVTGPTLRGSGVSYDVRKATPYSRYEDFDFEVPVGEKGDVFDRYLVRMEEMRQSRRIVEQVVENLPEGPIKADAPQVVLPDKEDVETRIDALIRHFKIGFEGFQTPVGEVFQSVEASKGELGYYIVSDGGNKPFRLRVRAPSFANLSALPKMIEGQMIADVIATIGSIDIVLGEIDR from the coding sequence ATGGCTGAGCAGAAGACCATGACCATAAACATGGGTCCCCAGCATCCGGCGACCCATGGTGTGCTGCGCATCGTCCTCGAACTGGATGGGGAGATCATCAGGAAGGCCACACCGGTTCTGGGCCACCTCCACCGAGGAATCGAGAAACTCGCCGAGGCCAAAACCTACCACCAGTGCATCCCTCTCACCGACAGGATGGACTACGTCAATGCCATGGGCCATAATCTCGGATATGTTTTGGCCGTGGAGAAACTCCTGGGCGTCGAAATCCCTGTTCGAGCCCAATACGTGCGGGTCATGCTTGCCGAACTCCAGCGCATTGCATCGCATCTGATCTGGCTGGGGACCCACGTCCTCGACCTCGGAGCAACGACTCCCATCATGTACTGCTTCAGGGAAAGGGAGGCTATTCTGAGGATTTTCGAAGAGGTGGCAGGGGGCCGTATCACGCCCACCTACTTCCGAATCGGTGGATTGCCCAGAGATCTTCCCGATGGGGCTGTCGACCTCGTCAGGGATTTTGTCAAGGATTTTCCAAGGAGAATCGATGACTACGAGGCTCTCCTCACCCAAAACGTCATCTTCCAGCGCCGAACCAAAGGGGTGGGAGTACTGTCGGCCGAGGATGCGATAAACTTCAGCGTCACAGGCCCGACCCTCCGCGGATCCGGAGTCTCCTATGACGTGAGGAAGGCCACTCCGTACAGCCGGTACGAGGATTTCGATTTCGAAGTCCCCGTGGGCGAGAAGGGGGACGTCTTTGACAGATACCTGGTGCGTATGGAGGAGATGCGCCAGTCCAGGAGGATCGTCGAGCAGGTTGTGGAGAACCTCCCTGAGGGGCCTATCAAGGCCGATGCTCCCCAAGTCGTGCTGCCCGACAAGGAGGATGTCGAGACCAGGATCGACGCCTTGATAAGGCACTTCAAGATCGGGTTCGAGGGCTTCCAAACGCCCGTCGGTGAGGTTTTTCAGAGCGTAGAGGCCTCCAAAGGGGAACTGGGCTACTACATCGTCAGCGACGGGGGTAACAAACCGTTCCGCCTCAGGGTTAGGGCACCGAGCTTCGCCAATCTCAGCGCACTGCCCAAGATGATCGAGGGCCAGATGATAGCCGATGTGATCGCCACTATCGGATCGATCGACATAGTGCTCGGGGAGATCGACCGGTAG
- a CDS encoding FAD-dependent oxidoreductase produces the protein MGDIVFSSWHGRVIDNRGKPPEEFEEVTGLDLPLDYDGELRIKALMGWDGLAIRDPDVNVVDMCRVYMEAVQKESCGKCVPCRVGTQVILTALKRIADGRGTRADLEEIESLGRIVQESAKCQIGQTGTVALLHCLRYYRDDFLDLIENNKKAPSGTYRTKTVAPCSNACPAHLDIPTYVEYVRENRFEESLDVIRKMTCFPGTLGRVCIRPCESSCRRANLDEPISIKYLKRFVADWELERRHTPPIEKPDTTRDDPVAVVGAGPAGLSCAYYLAQQGYPVTVFERFGAPGGMAAWGIPDYRLPREILNREVELVQAMGVEILYNTEVGKDITLKEIAQKYKAIFLGVGAQGNTSMRVEGEDAGYQGFIPGVKYLLEINQGKDPYPEGKKVVVVGGGNVAIDCVRSSLRIGKTDVNLVYRRSRKEMPADEVEIRDAEEEEVKFHFLCNPVKVVAKDNKVVGVECIRMELGEPDESGRRRPIPIPGSEFFIDCDIVIPAIGQAVDLGFLEGMKEIETTRWKTLVVNPKTFETTRKGIFSAGDCVTGPDVLVRAAGNGKRAADKIDKYLRGMPVEPSEEERLEDLMAAIGVYDKEEMIGAVGGQERKRLRMLEPEQRRQTFEEVEKGFPVPVAKEEAERCLRCYRVSLVALGPKSQG, from the coding sequence ATGGGCGACATAGTTTTTTCCAGCTGGCACGGTAGGGTAATCGATAATCGGGGGAAACCCCCCGAGGAGTTCGAGGAGGTGACCGGTCTGGATCTTCCCCTCGACTATGACGGGGAACTCCGGATCAAGGCTCTCATGGGATGGGACGGCCTGGCCATCAGAGATCCCGATGTGAATGTGGTCGACATGTGCCGGGTTTACATGGAGGCGGTGCAGAAGGAATCCTGTGGAAAGTGCGTCCCCTGCAGGGTCGGGACCCAGGTAATCCTCACCGCTCTGAAGAGGATCGCGGATGGCCGTGGAACGCGGGCGGATCTGGAGGAGATCGAGTCCTTGGGCCGCATCGTTCAGGAGAGTGCCAAGTGCCAGATCGGACAGACGGGCACCGTCGCCCTCCTCCACTGCCTCCGGTACTACAGGGATGACTTTCTCGACCTGATCGAGAACAACAAGAAGGCACCTTCCGGAACCTACAGGACCAAGACCGTGGCCCCGTGTTCCAACGCGTGTCCTGCCCACCTCGATATCCCCACCTATGTCGAATACGTGAGGGAAAACAGGTTTGAAGAGTCCCTGGACGTGATCCGGAAAATGACCTGCTTTCCCGGCACTCTGGGGAGAGTATGCATTCGGCCCTGCGAGTCGAGCTGCCGGAGGGCCAACCTCGACGAGCCGATCTCGATCAAGTACCTGAAGCGTTTCGTAGCGGACTGGGAGCTCGAACGACGGCACACCCCGCCTATAGAGAAACCCGACACAACCAGGGACGACCCGGTTGCAGTGGTGGGAGCAGGTCCGGCCGGCCTCTCCTGCGCATACTACCTCGCCCAGCAAGGCTATCCCGTAACGGTCTTCGAGCGTTTCGGAGCCCCCGGGGGCATGGCGGCCTGGGGCATCCCGGATTATCGCCTGCCCCGGGAGATCCTCAACCGAGAAGTGGAGCTTGTCCAGGCCATGGGAGTGGAGATTCTCTACAACACGGAGGTGGGCAAGGATATCACCCTCAAGGAGATAGCCCAGAAGTACAAGGCCATCTTCCTTGGGGTGGGCGCCCAGGGAAACACTTCCATGAGAGTGGAGGGGGAGGACGCCGGCTATCAGGGTTTCATCCCAGGGGTGAAGTATCTCCTGGAAATCAATCAAGGAAAGGACCCCTATCCCGAGGGCAAGAAGGTCGTAGTGGTCGGGGGGGGGAACGTCGCCATCGACTGTGTGCGGTCCTCTCTTCGTATCGGAAAGACCGACGTGAATTTGGTCTATCGGAGATCCCGAAAGGAGATGCCCGCCGATGAGGTGGAGATCCGTGATGCAGAGGAGGAAGAGGTGAAGTTTCATTTCCTCTGCAACCCTGTAAAAGTGGTGGCCAAGGACAACAAGGTGGTGGGCGTCGAATGCATTCGCATGGAACTGGGTGAGCCTGATGAGAGCGGCAGGAGGCGACCTATTCCGATTCCAGGCTCGGAGTTCTTCATCGACTGTGACATTGTGATTCCAGCCATAGGCCAGGCCGTAGATCTCGGCTTTCTGGAGGGGATGAAGGAAATCGAAACGACCCGATGGAAGACTCTCGTGGTCAATCCCAAGACCTTCGAAACCACCCGCAAGGGGATCTTCTCTGCAGGAGACTGCGTAACAGGGCCTGACGTCCTTGTCAGAGCGGCCGGCAACGGAAAGCGTGCAGCGGACAAGATCGACAAGTACCTGCGAGGGATGCCTGTGGAACCCTCTGAAGAAGAGAGATTGGAAGACCTGATGGCGGCGATCGGTGTCTATGATAAAGAGGAAATGATCGGTGCGGTGGGAGGACAGGAGAGGAAGCGGCTGCGCATGCTCGAACCGGAACAGAGGCGACAGACTTTTGAAGAGGTGGAAAAGGGATTCCCGGTGCCTGTGGCAAAGGAAGAGGCCGAGCGATGCCTGCGGTGTTACAGGGTCAGCCTCGTAGCCCTGGGCCCGAAATCCCAGGGATAG
- the fdhF gene encoding formate dehydrogenase subunit alpha produces the protein MVSLTIDGKQITAGEGKTILEAARENNIYIPSLCYLPKLSWLKSCRMCLVDIEGVENPVAACATPVMEGMTVHTRSGRVEKMRREALKLLLIQHPLDCPVCDAGGQCELQNLVYQFGIDEQNHVAERAERPQVPFATPLVEQVMDRCVMCMRCVQACIEIPGSHVLDVVDRGFESHVEAVRPEACISCGECLHVCPVGALTDKLSPIKGRIWQMERIQTTCTFCGCGCQLDLNVLHGKRIVKVTSRDEVGINAGSLCVRGRFGWDYIHHSDRLARPMIREGGKLRESTWEEALSLVSSRLQNLKEGFGGESIGAIAPSRGTNEEIYLLQKWMRVVLGSDNVDSGARLGSAPTLVGLSESLGYGAMPGSLEGVAGAEVILVVGADPDENNLIFAHKIRQAIQKNDARLILVDPRRTRLEKYANIWLRPFPGSDVAWINGLINILINQDLIKEDSIKKRLRGFGELKKSVSSYTPEKVERLTGVPASQLEEAARHLGEAGCAAIAYGSGITQNVRGTEAVKALANLALITGNIGKTRGGFYPLCPQSNAQGAFDMGGLPGYLPGYQRIDDPAVREKFEKAWNGELPRRPGLVLGEMFDAMHTGKIRGLIVVGENPVITLPNPKRIEEGLKRLELLVVVDVFLTETAEKADVVLPGATFAEKDGTFTSMDRRVQRVRRAIPPVGGMAEWEIISALSSRLGHPMGYHHPREIFSEMASLTPLFRGMDYPGLDEAGLQWPCPEPGHPGTPVLYREGFPDGGGRLVAVSYEEPEEKPGADFPLWLIVGGLLNNYSIGTKKRRALGLARWYPETAVEIHPEDAAARGIGEGDTVRLSSPRGQVEIKARISEGVARGTVYLAPDFHDVELTRLLYPDFDTRVGTPAYKACAAKVERV, from the coding sequence ATGGTTAGTCTGACTATTGACGGGAAACAGATAACAGCCGGAGAGGGAAAGACTATCCTGGAGGCGGCCAGGGAGAACAATATCTACATTCCCTCCCTCTGTTACCTGCCGAAGTTGAGCTGGCTCAAGTCATGCCGGATGTGTCTGGTCGACATCGAGGGTGTCGAAAACCCCGTGGCCGCCTGTGCTACCCCGGTCATGGAGGGTATGACTGTTCACACCCGGTCCGGACGGGTGGAGAAGATGAGGAGGGAAGCCCTCAAACTACTCCTCATCCAGCATCCTCTCGACTGTCCGGTCTGTGATGCGGGAGGCCAGTGTGAACTCCAGAATCTGGTCTACCAGTTCGGCATCGACGAGCAGAACCATGTTGCGGAAAGGGCTGAGCGGCCCCAGGTGCCATTTGCAACTCCCCTTGTCGAGCAGGTGATGGACCGGTGCGTCATGTGTATGCGCTGTGTCCAGGCCTGTATCGAGATTCCCGGTTCGCACGTACTCGATGTGGTCGACCGAGGTTTCGAGTCCCATGTCGAGGCGGTTCGACCCGAGGCTTGTATCTCTTGTGGGGAATGTCTTCACGTCTGCCCAGTAGGGGCCCTCACGGACAAGCTCAGCCCTATCAAGGGACGAATCTGGCAGATGGAGAGGATTCAGACGACGTGCACCTTCTGCGGGTGCGGGTGCCAGCTCGATCTGAACGTCCTCCACGGCAAGCGGATCGTGAAGGTGACGAGCCGCGACGAGGTCGGGATCAACGCCGGAAGCCTCTGTGTCAGGGGACGCTTCGGCTGGGACTACATCCACCATTCGGATCGACTGGCCCGCCCCATGATCCGTGAAGGGGGAAAACTCCGAGAGTCGACTTGGGAGGAGGCCCTCTCCCTGGTTTCGAGCAGACTCCAAAACCTCAAGGAGGGTTTCGGTGGGGAGAGCATCGGGGCCATTGCTCCCTCAAGGGGGACCAATGAGGAGATCTACCTGCTCCAGAAATGGATGCGGGTGGTTCTTGGTTCGGACAACGTGGACAGCGGCGCACGCCTGGGCAGCGCACCGACTCTGGTGGGACTCTCCGAGTCTCTCGGTTACGGGGCCATGCCCGGAAGTCTCGAAGGGGTTGCCGGGGCAGAGGTGATCCTGGTCGTGGGGGCGGATCCTGATGAGAATAACCTGATTTTCGCACACAAGATCCGTCAGGCCATCCAGAAAAACGACGCCCGTCTCATCCTCGTCGATCCGCGCAGGACCCGGTTGGAGAAATACGCAAACATCTGGCTCCGTCCCTTTCCCGGGAGTGATGTAGCCTGGATCAACGGCCTCATAAATATCCTCATCAACCAAGACCTCATCAAGGAGGATTCGATCAAGAAGAGGCTCCGCGGGTTCGGAGAATTGAAGAAATCCGTCTCCTCCTATACCCCGGAAAAAGTGGAGAGGCTCACCGGCGTTCCGGCGAGCCAGCTCGAGGAGGCGGCCCGCCATTTGGGCGAGGCCGGCTGTGCGGCAATCGCTTATGGATCGGGAATCACCCAAAACGTGAGGGGAACGGAGGCCGTCAAGGCTCTTGCCAATCTCGCCCTGATAACCGGGAATATCGGGAAGACGAGGGGTGGGTTTTATCCTCTTTGTCCCCAGAGCAACGCCCAGGGAGCCTTTGACATGGGCGGCCTTCCAGGTTATCTCCCCGGATACCAGAGGATCGACGATCCCGCCGTCCGCGAGAAGTTCGAAAAGGCCTGGAACGGGGAGCTTCCCCGCAGACCCGGTCTCGTGCTGGGGGAAATGTTCGACGCCATGCACACGGGAAAGATCAGGGGGCTCATCGTGGTCGGAGAGAATCCGGTGATAACCCTTCCCAACCCAAAGCGAATCGAAGAGGGCCTTAAGAGACTCGAACTGCTGGTCGTGGTCGATGTCTTCCTCACGGAAACCGCGGAGAAGGCGGACGTAGTGCTTCCCGGGGCGACCTTTGCGGAAAAAGACGGGACTTTTACCAGCATGGACCGGCGGGTCCAAAGAGTCCGGCGGGCGATCCCTCCGGTGGGAGGAATGGCGGAATGGGAGATCATTTCAGCCCTCTCATCCCGGCTGGGTCACCCGATGGGCTACCACCATCCCCGTGAGATCTTTTCTGAAATGGCCTCCCTCACACCCCTTTTCCGTGGCATGGATTATCCGGGCCTGGACGAGGCCGGCCTCCAGTGGCCGTGTCCTGAGCCGGGCCATCCAGGCACCCCTGTCCTTTACAGGGAGGGATTTCCCGACGGAGGCGGCCGGCTTGTCGCTGTTTCTTATGAAGAGCCGGAGGAGAAACCAGGGGCCGATTTCCCCCTCTGGCTCATCGTTGGAGGTCTCCTCAACAATTACTCCATCGGTACAAAGAAAAGGCGGGCCCTGGGACTGGCACGGTGGTATCCTGAAACCGCTGTCGAGATCCACCCGGAAGACGCGGCGGCCCGGGGAATCGGGGAGGGAGACACGGTCCGCCTCTCTTCTCCCAGAGGTCAAGTCGAGATCAAGGCGAGAATTTCCGAGGGTGTGGCCAGAGGCACGGTCTATCTGGCCCCGGACTTCCACGATGTGGAGCTGACAAGGCTCCTCTACCCGGACTTCGACACGCGGGTGGGAACACCCGCATACAAGGCCTGCGCGGCCAAAGTGGAGAGGGTCTAG
- the nuoH gene encoding NADH-quinone oxidoreductase subunit NuoH, whose amino-acid sequence MELLYTLIEIVAKSLLVFVALLLMTAYNTLFERKVLGHIQVRYGPNRVGPFGLLQPIADGIKAFFKEDLVPARADGMVFMVAPAVSVISVLCLAAVIPFGNDLVLKSGRVIKMVVADVDIGLLYIFAIASIGEFGVVLGGWASGNKYGITGALRAAAQMISYEVFIGLAVIGVLMISQTLNLREIVLAQSGGFWHWNVFLQPVAFLLYFVGGLAELARVPFDMPEAESELACGFNIEFSSMKFALYFISEYAHMIIMPAVAVTLFWGGFLPVVPALSFIPGWIWFLAKVSVLVFVCIWIRATYPRLRYDQIMKFGWKFMFPLALLNVLVTGVVLLFK is encoded by the coding sequence ATGGAGCTTCTTTACACGCTGATTGAGATTGTCGCAAAGAGCCTGTTGGTCTTCGTCGCTCTCCTTTTGATGACCGCATACAATACCCTCTTTGAGAGGAAGGTGCTCGGCCACATACAGGTTCGATACGGCCCCAACCGCGTCGGTCCTTTCGGCCTCCTCCAGCCTATCGCCGATGGAATCAAGGCCTTTTTCAAGGAAGACCTGGTCCCGGCCAGGGCAGACGGCATGGTCTTCATGGTGGCACCTGCCGTATCCGTGATCTCGGTGCTCTGCCTGGCAGCGGTCATCCCCTTCGGCAACGACCTCGTTCTCAAGTCCGGCCGGGTCATCAAGATGGTGGTAGCCGATGTGGACATAGGGCTGCTGTACATCTTCGCCATCGCCTCCATTGGGGAGTTCGGAGTGGTACTGGGAGGCTGGGCCTCGGGAAACAAATACGGCATCACGGGTGCTCTCCGCGCGGCGGCGCAGATGATCAGTTATGAGGTCTTCATCGGACTGGCCGTCATAGGCGTCTTGATGATCTCCCAAACACTCAACCTCAGAGAGATCGTCCTGGCTCAGAGCGGCGGTTTCTGGCACTGGAACGTCTTTCTCCAGCCCGTGGCCTTTCTGCTTTACTTTGTCGGGGGGCTGGCCGAGCTCGCCCGGGTCCCTTTTGACATGCCTGAAGCCGAATCGGAACTGGCCTGCGGATTCAACATCGAGTTCAGCAGCATGAAGTTTGCCCTCTATTTCATAAGCGAGTATGCCCATATGATCATCATGCCGGCCGTGGCCGTCACCCTCTTCTGGGGCGGCTTCCTTCCCGTCGTGCCGGCCCTTTCGTTCATTCCGGGGTGGATCTGGTTCCTCGCAAAGGTGTCGGTTCTCGTCTTTGTCTGCATCTGGATCCGAGCTACCTATCCCAGGTTGCGGTACGACCAGATCATGAAGTTCGGCTGGAAGTTCATGTTCCCCCTGGCTCTGCTAAATGTGCTTGTTACGGGTGTGGTGCTCCTGTTCAAATAG
- the nuoI gene encoding NADH-quinone oxidoreductase subunit NuoI, which translates to MIIPLLKGLAVTLKYFFSRPFAIQYPDEKIEMTDRWRGIHYFERREDGSTKCVACGLCEAVCPSNCIYLEAEVYENGRRFPRVYEIDGTRCIFCGFCEEICPVNAIRLGKNYEYVRHERADFIFDTTFLLDQKKLNP; encoded by the coding sequence ATGATTATCCCACTTCTCAAAGGCTTGGCCGTAACCCTCAAGTATTTCTTTTCGAGGCCCTTTGCCATCCAGTATCCGGACGAAAAGATCGAAATGACGGATCGATGGCGGGGGATTCACTACTTCGAAAGGAGAGAAGACGGCTCGACCAAGTGCGTGGCCTGCGGTCTCTGCGAGGCCGTGTGCCCTTCCAACTGCATCTACCTCGAAGCCGAGGTATACGAAAACGGCAGGAGGTTTCCCAGGGTTTATGAGATCGACGGAACCCGCTGTATCTTCTGCGGCTTCTGTGAGGAGATCTGCCCGGTCAATGCGATTCGGTTGGGAAAGAACTACGAATACGTCAGACACGAAAGGGCAGACTTCATCTTTGACACGACCTTTCTCCTGGATCAGAAGAAGTTGAACCCGTGA
- a CDS encoding NADH-quinone oxidoreductase subunit J has product MFAQNISILFEWLVFLGTAFVALLAAVLMVTRKNPIHSAIFLILTLLCTAVLFFLLQSPFIAIIQVLVYAGAIMMLIVFVVMLLELEEELRLPLKISFSKGVGVLTVLLIMLGLFFAVFGGARGLSDGYTPELLSHLGSVRIVGKLLFTDYLLPFEIVSVLLMAAIVGAVALTKKRPSEKE; this is encoded by the coding sequence ATGTTTGCACAGAACATAAGCATCCTCTTTGAGTGGCTCGTCTTTCTGGGAACGGCTTTTGTGGCTCTTCTCGCCGCGGTTCTCATGGTGACCCGCAAGAATCCTATCCATTCCGCCATATTCCTTATCCTTACGCTACTCTGCACGGCCGTGCTGTTTTTCCTGCTCCAGAGCCCCTTCATCGCCATAATCCAGGTTCTGGTCTATGCGGGGGCCATAATGATGCTCATCGTCTTCGTGGTAATGCTTCTGGAGCTCGAAGAGGAACTCCGCCTGCCCCTTAAGATCTCGTTTTCCAAGGGAGTCGGGGTACTGACCGTTCTCCTCATCATGTTGGGGCTTTTCTTCGCCGTCTTCGGTGGAGCCCGGGGTCTCAGCGACGGATATACACCCGAGCTTTTGAGTCATCTGGGATCGGTGAGGATCGTCGGCAAGTTGCTTTTCACCGACTATCTCCTCCCTTTTGAGATCGTCTCGGTTCTCTTGATGGCGGCCATTGTGGGGGCTGTGGCACTGACCAAGAAGAGACCCTCTGAAAAGGAGTAA
- the nuoK gene encoding NADH-quinone oxidoreductase subunit NuoK yields the protein MTIPHIPSAAYLILGAMLFAVGAIGVLTRRNAIVVFMSIELMLNSVNLTMITFAHFLDSMEGVVFVFFVMAVAAAEAAVGLAIFVQLYRTRKTIHLDEVHLMKW from the coding sequence ATGACCATACCGCACATCCCTTCAGCCGCTTATCTCATCCTGGGGGCCATGTTGTTTGCCGTGGGCGCCATCGGCGTCTTGACCAGAAGAAACGCCATAGTCGTCTTCATGTCGATCGAACTGATGCTCAACTCCGTCAATCTGACCATGATCACCTTTGCCCATTTCCTCGATTCCATGGAAGGCGTCGTGTTCGTGTTCTTTGTCATGGCCGTGGCCGCCGCCGAAGCAGCCGTCGGCCTGGCCATCTTTGTGCAACTCTATAGAACACGCAAGACCATCCATCTAGACGAGGTTCATCTGATGAAGTGGTAG